Part of the bacterium genome is shown below.
TTCTTCAGCTATCTGCAATTTTACACGGATCACCTTTAGAGAAGGATCGAAACATTCCGGATCTATTCTCACGGCGTCCTTGGCGGTGGTCAACATGAACTCGGCTCCTTTCTGCGTCGCTTCCATGCGGAATTCTTCGATTTCCTCACGCGTGAAGACGTGATGATCGCGAAAAGATTTTGCTGCGACAAGCTCAGCGCCCTGTTCAAACAGAAGTCTATAAAAATGTTGAGGGGATCCGATTGCGCAGAAAGCAGCAACTTTTTTCCCCGCAAGCGGCACATCGAAGTTCGGCAAATAGTTCGCATGGAAAACCGGACATTGCACGTTTCGAGAAATCCATTCTTTTGTCGCAGCATGCATCTGATTTGAGTGCGTCAGGACAACCGCATCGGCCCGCTTGAGCGAACGGGTTTCTTCGCGCAATTTGCCAAAGGGAATGACTTTTTGAGCGGTGATGTCTTCGCTTGCATCAATCAACACAAGATCCAGGTCGCGCGCGATCTGTCTGTGCTGGAATGCATCGTCCAGTACTATCACACCGGGAGAAAACGAAGCAAGTATAGGAAAAGCATCGGATCTTTCCTGTGCCACAGCAACGATCGCTTGTGGTACCGTAGTAGCCAGAAGATAAGCTTCATCTCCACTCTCTTTCCAGGAACATTTCAAGCTGGAACCGTCGGATATGAGTTTGGGACCGGTTGAAGCGCGAAGGTACCCGCGACTCACGATCGCAAGTCGACGTCCTTGTGAGATCAAAAAACGACTCAACGTCTCTACGAGTGAAGTTTTACCTGTTCCTCCCCAGGTTAAGTTTCCAACGCTAATCACAAAACATGGCGCGCGTACCGATTTTAGAATGCTTCTGTCATACAGGTAATTTCGCAGCCGGCTCCAGAACATTCCTAGCCAAGCACCGCGGGCGCTCGCTGCTCCAGAACCCGTGTAAGCACATCCAGCACTTTATCGGTCGCTCCTGCATTCTCCTCTACAATCGTCCTGGCAGCTTCGCCCAACCGGAATCGTTTCTCAACGTTTTGCAATAAATCTCTCATGCCGGCAAGCAATTGATCCGTGATTAGAATTGCGTTTTTCTTCTGAAAATCTTGAACGACGGCGCGGAAGTTTGAAAAATTGGGTCCTGCGATGATTGGTTTTCCAAAATAAGCGGGCTCGATTGGATTATGCCCCCCACCCGTTTTCAGCAACGTTCCGCCGATGAGCACGATATCCGCAAATTGATAGGCACCGGCCAGTTCGCCAATCGTATCCAGAATCATTACATCGGTGTTTTCAGTCTTACCGTGACTTCTCAAAGTAACCTCTAATCCTTTGCCAGACACCACATCGGCAACCTCTGAAAAACGTTCGGGATGGCGAGGAGCGATCAGCAATTTCAAAGGAAATTCATGCTTTAGATTCATGAATACATCCAGAACCAAATCTTCTTCCCCTGACATGGTGCTTCCGGCGATCCAGAGCAGGTTC
Proteins encoded:
- the lpxK gene encoding tetraacyldisaccharide 4'-kinase — protein: MFWSRLRNYLYDRSILKSVRAPCFVISVGNLTWGGTGKTSLVETLSRFLISQGRRLAIVSRGYLRASTGPKLISDGSSLKCSWKESGDEAYLLATTVPQAIVAVAQERSDAFPILASFSPGVIVLDDAFQHRQIARDLDLVLIDASEDITAQKVIPFGKLREETRSLKRADAVVLTHSNQMHAATKEWISRNVQCPVFHANYLPNFDVPLAGKKVAAFCAIGSPQHFYRLLFEQGAELVAAKSFRDHHVFTREEIEEFRMEATQKGAEFMLTTAKDAVRIDPECFDPSLKVIRVKLQIAEEALFFEFLNKAMHREKA